In Lysobacter firmicutimachus, one genomic interval encodes:
- a CDS encoding copper homeostasis protein CutC, producing the protein MGAKLLEISANSLASALAAQAGGADRVELCENLGEGGTTPSYGAIAIARDRLRIPLYVLIRPRGGDFLYSADERAAMRADVEACVRLGCDGVVIGALDADGEVDTAVCAELIAAAGPLGVTFHRAFDAAADQGRALDAAVALGCERILTSGGAADAVAGAPRIAALVAQAAGRIALMAGAGLTADNIVATAQRCGVEQVHASAKAPRRSAMRHRNDDLPGLSADWVQSDEARVRALVRALRG; encoded by the coding sequence ATGGGCGCCAAGCTGCTGGAAATTTCGGCCAATTCGCTGGCCTCCGCGCTGGCCGCGCAGGCCGGCGGCGCCGACCGGGTCGAGCTGTGCGAGAACCTGGGCGAGGGCGGCACTACCCCGTCCTACGGCGCGATCGCGATCGCGCGCGATCGCCTGCGGATTCCGCTGTACGTGCTGATCCGCCCGCGCGGCGGCGATTTTCTCTACTCCGCCGATGAGCGCGCGGCGATGCGCGCCGACGTGGAAGCCTGCGTACGGCTGGGGTGCGACGGAGTGGTGATCGGCGCGCTCGACGCCGACGGCGAAGTGGATACCGCGGTGTGCGCCGAGTTGATCGCCGCCGCCGGCCCGCTGGGCGTCACCTTCCACCGCGCCTTCGATGCGGCGGCCGATCAGGGCCGCGCATTGGACGCGGCGGTCGCGCTGGGTTGCGAACGCATCCTGACCTCGGGCGGCGCGGCCGACGCGGTCGCCGGCGCGCCGCGCATCGCCGCGCTGGTCGCTCAGGCGGCCGGACGCATCGCGCTGATGGCCGGGGCCGGCCTCACCGCCGACAACATCGTCGCCACGGCGCAGCGTTGCGGCGTCGAACAAGTGCACGCCTCGGCCAAGGCGCCGCGACGCTCGGCGATGCGCCATCGCAACGACGATCTGCCCGGCCTGTCGGCGGATTGGGTGCAGAGCGACGAAGCCCGGGTACGGGCGCTGGTGCGGGCGCTGCGCGGATAA
- a CDS encoding N(4)-(beta-N-acetylglucosaminyl)-L-asparaginase: MTSRRRFLQQSLLAASAAALPAALPASGGASATLRDGARVVSTWDFGIGANQAAWPVLEAGGSALDAVETGARWAEADLCNSTVGRCGNPDRDGVLTLDASIMDGDGRCGAVAALEDIAHPVSVARRVMERTPHVLLVGAGAQQFAIEQGFPKQALLTDKARAAWNEWRKTSKYQPVINAERLDNAKPGDKSNHDTLGILAIDRQGKLAGACTTSGMAWKLRGRVGDSPIVGAGLYVDNEVGAATASGVGEEMLRNAASFLVVELMRQGRSPDEACREAIERVVRKRPQASKTLQVCFLAINKHGEVGAHALHRGFVYAVCDAGKRDALLDARSVYTTEQA, translated from the coding sequence ATGACGTCACGCCGCCGTTTCCTGCAACAGTCCTTGCTCGCCGCGTCGGCCGCCGCTTTGCCGGCCGCGCTGCCGGCGTCCGGCGGCGCGAGCGCCACGCTGCGCGACGGTGCCCGCGTGGTCTCGACCTGGGATTTCGGCATCGGCGCCAACCAGGCGGCCTGGCCGGTACTGGAAGCAGGCGGTTCCGCGCTCGATGCGGTCGAGACCGGTGCGCGTTGGGCCGAGGCCGACCTGTGCAACAGCACGGTCGGCCGCTGCGGCAATCCCGATCGCGACGGCGTGCTGACCCTGGACGCCAGCATCATGGACGGCGATGGCCGCTGCGGCGCGGTCGCCGCGCTGGAGGACATCGCCCATCCGGTCAGCGTGGCGCGGCGGGTGATGGAACGTACCCCGCACGTGTTGCTGGTCGGCGCCGGCGCGCAGCAGTTCGCGATCGAACAGGGGTTTCCCAAGCAAGCCTTGCTGACCGACAAGGCGCGCGCGGCTTGGAACGAGTGGCGCAAGACGTCCAAGTATCAGCCGGTGATCAACGCCGAGCGCCTGGACAACGCCAAGCCCGGCGACAAGAGCAACCACGACACCCTGGGCATCCTGGCCATCGACCGCCAAGGCAAGCTGGCCGGCGCCTGCACCACCAGCGGCATGGCCTGGAAGCTGCGCGGCCGGGTCGGCGACAGCCCGATCGTCGGCGCCGGGCTGTACGTCGACAACGAGGTCGGCGCGGCCACGGCATCCGGCGTGGGCGAAGAAATGCTGCGCAACGCCGCCAGTTTCCTGGTGGTCGAACTGATGCGCCAGGGCCGCAGCCCGGACGAGGCCTGCCGCGAGGCGATCGAGCGGGTGGTGCGCAAGCGGCCGCAGGCCAGCAAGACCTTGCAGGTCTGTTTCCTAGCGATCAACAAGCACGGCGAGGTCGGCGCGCACGCTCTGCACCGCGGTTTCGTCTATGCGGTCTGCGACGCGGGCAAGCGCGACGCGCTGCTGGACGCGCGCTCGGTCTACACGACCGAGCAGGCCTGA